The genomic DNA TGTCAGGTGTTGTCATCTTGTCTACTCGGTGTAGGTTCGCTCTTTAATTTTTCAGAGAAATTCGACTTGCNCAAAGGTTCGACGAGTTCGGTCCTGGTTTCTGTTGAAATGTTGGCGAGGCTCAACGTGCTCGACTTTCGGATGCATGGCTACGGGTTGTTTGGTCATCGGTCCAGTTTCTGAGGAGTGCTTCTTGGCATTGATAGCTTTTTCTTCCTCGAGCCCGATGTGTTTTGCTGCTCGGAGTAATGCATCAGCGACGGTCTCTATATGTGTTAAAGACAGTTCTTCCTTGAATCGTGACTCGTACCAAAGCGCATTTCGAAGTGCGACGATAGCGGCAGCGTCCGGAATTGAAATGTTTACGTAGATTTCTTTGAATCATCCAATAAATGACCAGATCGATTCGTCCTTATGCTGAGTCAGGGCGTATAAGTCGGCGTGGGAGTTCTTATCCTCAATCAAAACAGAGAACTGCTTCAAAAACTCAGCTATTAGCTCCTTTATACTGTCGATTGATCCGGATGGGAGTCTTGAAAACCAGCTCAGGGCAGTTCCCGTTAGGTGCTCGGCGAAGACTTGGCAAGCTCCAGCATCATACTCTGCCGGGCTAAACTGTAGAGGGCCAAGGGCTACGCCGAACGTAAGTAAGAAATCGCGTGGATCGACTGTTCCGTCATAGCGAGCCTTCGAGAGAATGGAGTCCGCTGCGTTGCTTCGAGCATGAGTCCGACGGCGGGTGTTTTGTCTGTTGCTTTTTGGATCAGCACTGCCATTTCCCTCATTTGCTCTTTGATTTCTCTTATCTCGGCATCCTTCGTTTGATCCGTCACTTCGTCATTTCGCTCATTGGGGCATGGGGTTGAGTTGCGCTCTAACCTGCCGGCTTGCGCATGTGATCCTGGCGTTGTTCTTGCCGAGAGAAAGTTCATTGGGTTATGCCGGATGTTGTGGAGATGATTGATCTCGTCTTGCGAGTTGACCTGTGCTGCGGTGAGTGCATCCAACCGACTGTTAGTTCGTTCTTCTTGCTGGTCAAGACGCGTTAAGATTCCGCGGAACAGCTCGTCTATATTGGAGACGGGCTggttgttgagcagagtgagtTGCGTGGGAGCCTGCGTTGGCTCTGCGGTCACGGGGGTTGTCAAATTCGTAGCGATGACGAAAGTCTCTGGACTTTCCACCGTTACGGCCTTTCTTGGAGCATCCGGCGTGGGGAAGATTGTCTACTCCGCTTGGTCCATTGTCGGGGTTGTCGTTCCCCCTGACGAACTGGCTTCTCTGCTTTTTTCCTTGTCAGGTGTTGTCATCTTGTCTACTCGGTGTAGGTTCGCTCTTTAATTTTTCAGAGAAATTCGACTTGCCTCCCCCTACctggcgcgccaaattgttgatgtcccTTTTGGTCACAATTAGtatgtttagttcggtcaaaggagggtcgaagttctcttttattttattggtgCCGAGACACAAAAGACGGATTACAACACGACTTAGACAAGTTACAAATGTAAACGAGGAAGATAGACGAGCTGTTATCTCGTCGATTCCTCGAGCCGTTGACTCTTAAACCGTTGACTTCTGTTTGGACGAGCTGGGGCTCTTGTACTTGCTATTCCCTTTCTCTTGCCTTTTTCACGATCCCTTTTTACGCAGGCCGTACACTTGCatttatagggaatcgtgtcggttcgtctatATAAAAGATCATAATACCCTTCCTTCCTTTGGAAGTTTATTATGGGATTTTCCTGGGCTAGGCCTCTTGTTTGGTGTGTGGATCTACCCCCAACAACTTCATAGATCAACTACAAAATatttcagtgaaaaaaaaatctaagttaGAGACGTGTGCCTCTTTGCCTTACGCTTAGTTAAATCGAACCCTCTGAGGTAGTTAGTGTCTTTGAcatacacaaaagaaacaaacaacacaccTCTTGGTCTTGGAACTTGAATGGTGGAAGCTAATTCTCACTTCTCAGATATATACCCAAAGAACGAGGAAAATGccacaaataacaaaaacacacaaagccaaaaaaaagtaCCAAGTTACGGTACTGTCGGAATATTACAGCATCACCAAGAATAGAGAAAGGtgaatgttcttttttttttttaaataattaatctgaAGCTGGTGACTGCAATTAATTGTGTGAAAGTGATGTTACTCAAACAAACTGATTGTAGCCACTGAAGATATATAGAGAAACCCTTTTAAaataggaacaaaaaaaaacctaaaaccccACATCAAAAAAGTATCCAACGTTCAAAAATTTACAGGTGAAACAAATTCAAAAGACAACTTTGAGAAATTTATGGGAacttttgattaaaattaaagagaaaaaggtgGAAACTTTATTATTACTTAGCTTTTTTGATGGAAAGTAAAGTGAGAAGAGGCAGAGgagtagtagtagaagaagaagtagagagacAGAAAGTGGAAAGATTGGTGGAAAAGTTAAAGAATCATAATCATCGAATTAATCCATCTTCATCAACTCCAGTGCACGTTAGTTTCATCCCTAACTCAACCCTTGTTGTTTCCTCCTCTAGAAAGCTCGCTGCTGCTTTCTGGGAGTTTCATCACTACcactcctctgcttcttcttcttctgatataATGCACCGCGGCGCGAATGGTTTCGCCGGAGCTAGTAATAACCGTCGACAACGTCACGGCAAGGCCGTGGTTAAGGAGAATGGTCTCGACCTCTCTCAATTCCTTCGAGATCCTTCTCCTGATCATcaggtttctctttctctctctaggaTTTAACCCTTTTTCTCTGGATTGGTTTTTTTGGTACATTCATTTGAATTAGTTGGTTTAGGATTATGGGTAGTGttaaagtttgaattttgaaacGTGGGTCGTGATGATTTGTGTGGATTTTGATAATATTTAGGTGTGTTCTGGGTTTAGTCTAGATTTACTCTGTTCTTACTGCAGCAAGTGATTAGTATTTGGACTCACAGTGAAAAAGGTTTCATCTTTTGTTATAAGTCTCACAAGGTTTCAAATTCTTGCTATAACGTTAGGCGTGACAATTGATTATGGTCAGCTCATTAGCTAAGATTAGGTTAGTGACGAGAGTGATTATAATTTACTTGAAGCGTCACACAATTGATGATGGTGTTTTAGTTAGAGGTTATGATTCTTTATCTGATCtgatttggttttggagttCTTTCAATATCTGATATGGCCCTCCTACATTATTGTCTCAGCCAGATAGTGCGGGAAGTCTAAGGAGGCAGATTGGTCAAATGTTGATAAAGCATCATAAATCTATCGACCGTAACAATCACGCTCTTCAGCCTGTATCTCCTGCTAGTTACGGAAGCTCCCTTGAGGTTTAAACAATTGTTTTTCAACTTAAGGAATCCATCAGATGCATTATTGGAGATTTGTATTCAATCATATGGATTACGGTTTTGCAGGTTACGACATACAACAAAGCGGTAACTCCAAGTAGTTCACTGGAGTTCAGAGGGAGACTGTCTAGAGAACCTCACTACAATCTCAAGACATCAACTGAACTTCTTAAAGTATTGAACCGTATTTGGAGCCTCGAGGAGCAGCATGTCTCCAATATCTCCTTGATAAAAGCTTTGAAAACCGAGCTGGCTCATTCACGTCTTCGAATCAAGGAGCTTCTAAGGTACCAGCAAGCCGATAGACACGAGCTAGACGGTGTGGTGAAGCAACTGGCTGAAGAAAAAATGTCGAGAAAGAATAAGGAAGTTGAGCGGATAAGCTCTGCGGTTCAGTCTATGAGGAAAGAGTTAGAAGATGAGAGGAAACTTAGGAAACGTTCTGAGAGTTTGCATAGGAAACTGGCACGTGAGCTCTCGGAAGTGAAGTCTTCGTTGTCTAACTGTGTCAAGGAGCTTGAGAGAGGAGCTAAATCAAATAAGATGATGGAGCTGCTCTGCGATGAGTTTGCCAAAGAGATCAAGAGTTACGAAGAGGAGATTCacggtttaaagaagaagaatcttgatAAGGATTGGGCGGGTCGAGCTGGAGGAGATCAACTGGTTCTTCATATTGCTGAATCTTGGCTTGACGAAAGGACGCAGATGAGATTAGAAGGTGGAGATACATTGAATGGTAACAACAGATCAGTGCTTGATAAGCTCGAGGTTGAGATCGAGACCTTTCTTCAGGAGAAGCGGAATGAAGTACCGAGAAACCGAAGGAACTCACTTGAATCTGTTCCGTTCAACACCTTGAGTGCACCACCACGGGATGTAGACTGTGAAGAAGACTCTGCAGGAAGCGATTCGAATTGCTTTGAGCTCAAGAAACCTGTTCTGTCTCACGGAGACGAAACTGTGAAACCTAACCAACTTAACAAAGACGGTTTGATTGATGAAAAGCCGAAAGGCAAAACTGGAAGCCCTTCGAGTTTCCAAGTTAACTTCGAGGATCAAATGGCGTGGGCAATATCGAGTAACGGAAAGAAGAAAACCTCCCGAGCTAATGAAGACGTagtagaagaggaagaagaagatgtgaagCCTGAGAAGAGCAACAACGTTAAGAAACCAGAAGATGAGATTGATCAGTGTGCTACTACGAACAAGAACGATGTAATGGGGGAAATGATTCGAACACACAGAAGGTTATTGTCTGAAACCCGTGAAATCGATGAAGCGTCTTGCAATTTCCCATCTTCTCGAAGACAAGCTAGTCCCATTCGACAATGGATTTCAAGAACCGTCGCACCTGAGCTTCTTGGCTCGTCGGATAATGCGATAGCTCATGGAGTTAAGGATAGTACTTTGAAAACTAAGCTAGCAAAGAGTTCAAAGTCGCGTCTTCGGCTATTCAAAGGCTAACCCATCAAGAGTGGTTCGGTTGAATACGGACAAAAACGAGAGTTCTTGTTGGATACATACTTGAGTTTCATATTCCTTTTCTAATGTAAATCGAACCATCTACAGATTTGTATATCGATTGCGAATTTTTGGATTATTAGATTTTGAGTTAACATAGTTGTTACATAGTTACATAGCTAGAACTCTGTTTTTTCTATTTGTCTAGTGCAGAGCGCGACACTAAAAACGATAGCGTTTAAAAACTGAGGCTCAGAGAGGCCCAATAATTTGTATTGGGCCTAGTGGGTTATAGTTTTGAAGGTGTTTTATTCCATATTCTCTCATTCGTCGTCTTTGTTAGAGGAGGGAGATGGCGACGACGTCGTTTAGGTGGATCCTGCAGCTTCACAGAGACGTACCAAAAGCTGCTCGATTCTACGCGCAAGGTCTCGACTTCTCCGTCAATGTCGTCACCTTACGCTGGGCTGAGCTCGATTCTGGTCCTCTCAAGCTAGCTCTTATGCAATCTCCtaggtttttatttcttttttttcccattaTCGTTCAATGCACACAAACTGTTTGATCATTTGCCTCAATGAAAACTTTCCTGAGTTGATTCGTCTAAAAGTTTAATTTCCTTCTTAAGAATGTTCAGTCTGATGAAGCTGCAACcttttgttatgtttcttcAAGTCAATTCACTATTACTTGATTgcaaatgtaaataatttttgttgtgATCATTAGTGCAAGAGAAACTCATTTGTTATTGGCTTGATGAAGAACAAGTTTGATGCTTTTTAATTGTTGATCTCTGATACTTTCCTAAAGCTCTTGTTTTCATCACCCTGTTGGTCTGAACATTGAAAATGGCACATGGTACTTTCCTAAAGTACTTAACACTCTTCATCTCTTATGGGTTTGACTCTTTGTGATATATCTGTTGTTTGTTCTGCTCCTAGAGTCTTGTCTTGTGGTTCTCaaagacttttcttttttacgCAGCGATCATATTGCAGAGAAGGGATACTCATCGCTTCTATCTAGGGATATTAAAATGGGTAAACCCACCCCATTTAAACCCATCTCATTTAATCCCACCCCATTTAAATATAAACCCATTTAAAcccatatatatttgaaacccAATTAACCATACCCAATTAAACATATATGACCTCATTTAACCTATTGAACccatatataattttggtgaaaatatattattatgtaatttGGTGTCTTTgtaattttggcgggaaaaaatgtttttgtaaaaatatttttaattataaacaaactcagatttttcagttttggcgagaaaatacggttttggcggaaaaacacggttttgggaaaaaaacattttgataaaaaaacaattttgtttttagacagaaaacatgtttttgcggttttggcgagaaaacacggttttcccgccaaaaccgcaaaacgTGTTTCCTGCCAAaacgtgttttcccgccaaaaccgcaaaaacatgttttcccgccaaaaccgcaaaacgtgtttttccgccaaaaccataaaacgtgttttcccgccaaaaccgtaaaaacgtgtttcccgccaaaaccacaaaacgtgttttcccgccaaaaccgcaaaaatgtgttttcccgccaaaaccacaaaacgtgttttcccgccaaaaccgcaaaaaaacgtgttttcccgccaaaactgcaaaacGTGTTTCCTGCCAAaacgtgttttcccgccaaaaccgcaaaaacgtgttttcctgccaaaactgcaaaaacgtgttttcccgccaaaactgcaaaaacgtgtttcccgccaaaaccgcaaaaacatgttttcccgctaaaaccgcaaaaatgtgtttttccaccaaaaccgtgttttctcgccaaaaccgcaaaaacacgtttttgcagttttggcaggaaaacacgtttttgcggttttggcgggaaaacacgttTTGACAGGAAACAcgttttgcggttttggcggaaaaacacgttttgcggttttggcgggaaaacacgttttgtggttttggcgggaaaacacatttttgcggttttggcgggaaaacacgttttgtggttttggcgggaaaacacgtttttggcgggaaaacacgttTTTGCGGTTTGGCAGAAAAACgcatttttatgtattttgcggaaaaacatagttttaaaaaaaatataattttttgtttttgatgagaaaatgtgattttacaattttgacaaaaaaaatatatttatatgataaatatataataaaaatatcaacatAAATGAGTTTAAATAGATACCcatttatttatgataaaacCCATATAATTAATGGAACTAATTGGGGAAACTCATTTAATcccatttaattttttcccATAAATGGGTATAAATGGGCTCATTTTAGTTCAACATACCCATTTATTAAATGGGTTTGCTGACCCATATTAACATCCCTACTTCTATCATTCACGGTCACGGACATTAATACAACAGTGAACAAACTTATGGCCTTAGGAGCAGAATTAGATGGCACTATCAAGTATGAGATACATGGAAAGGTAAcaaatttagtttcttttgaaGATGTTTCAAGTTTCATTTGGGACTCGCTTTCTTACATGGAACATGGTGAAGTATATTtgcgattgttttttttttgtttaactaggTTGCGGCCATGAGATGCCCCGATGGTTACATGTTAGGCCTTTATGAGGCTGCGTAGGCATATAATCGGATTTGAAGCCTGAAAGGAAGCCACTATTAGAGAAGTTGAAAAAGGTGAAACTTTGAGGCCCAAGAGACTAACCGCATGTCCCGCACTTAGTTTATAGGGCGCGACTAGGTAGTTTATTGAGTAGGAGATTGTACCATGAACAGGTAACCTTTACATGCTACTCAACTTTTTCGTTGTGGGGATATGTTTATATTGGTTCATGTTTAACTTGCTCTTCACATTGTTTCTCTAGGAAACTTTTCTTCTCAAGTCAATGTTCCTTTcattgtatataataatatccTGAAAGTGACGGATTCATTTCTTCTACACAATGCTTTGAAATTGACAAGATCCATTGAAGTGGACTTAATGGGAGTTTTTATTTAGTGCTTTTGTAGTTGTTGAAGGGTTGACAAATGTTGTTAGGTCAGCATTTTACAAAACTGCCCTCGAAGTTTGGAGCATTGCTACTTTAGCCCATGCCGccatggttttcttttctcatttgaaTTTGTATGAAGTGGGTTGATTATTTCAAAGATCTTCTCTAGATTTATGATAAGTTTGGGGGACCATTATGTTTGTAGTTGGTTACaaacaaatagaacaaaaattacGCACCGAATCCTAAATGTTGGACATTACCAATGCACTTTCATGTTGAGCtttaatttacttatttagatattttgtaacattttttacCCTTCACAACATGCAATGCAAGAATCGAATCACCCTTGTCAAATATGACAAAATACTAGGTGATCAAATCGTGTACTTTTAGTAATACATCTTAACACCTTCTAAGGTATCTAGAGTCTAGTAGTAAGAGAGTCATTACGTGGCCTAGCTAGACTCTGATCAAAGTGATAAGTACTAGAGACTGCATCCATTAGTAGTCTGCATCCACTGATATGACTGGTTTTCGATCGAGAGTATATTTTATACATGTATTTGCTATCATGGAATGTGTTTCTAGACAGTCAATTATATTACTTAACGACTTCTATGGATAAGTTATACAAATCATTACAAATAAATGGTACTAGCTAGAAGATTCATATAAGATAAGTTATACAAatcctaaattatattttagcCCAAACAGTCACAACTATTCAACGTTC from Camelina sativa cultivar DH55 chromosome 2, Cs, whole genome shotgun sequence includes the following:
- the LOC104730300 gene encoding uncharacterized protein At5g41620-like; the encoded protein is MESKVRRGRGVVVEEEVERQKVERLVEKLKNHNHRINPSSSTPVHVSFIPNSTLVVSSSRKLAAAFWEFHHYHSSASSSSDIMHRGANGFAGASNNRRQRHGKAVVKENGLDLSQFLRDPSPDHQPDSAGSLRRQIGQMLIKHHKSIDRNNHALQPVSPASYGSSLEVTTYNKAVTPSSSLEFRGRLSREPHYNLKTSTELLKVLNRIWSLEEQHVSNISLIKALKTELAHSRLRIKELLRYQQADRHELDGVVKQLAEEKMSRKNKEVERISSAVQSMRKELEDERKLRKRSESLHRKLARELSEVKSSLSNCVKELERGAKSNKMMELLCDEFAKEIKSYEEEIHGLKKKNLDKDWAGRAGGDQLVLHIAESWLDERTQMRLEGGDTLNGNNRSVLDKLEVEIETFLQEKRNEVPRNRRNSLESVPFNTLSAPPRDVDCEEDSAGSDSNCFELKKPVLSHGDETVKPNQLNKDGLIDEKPKGKTGSPSSFQVNFEDQMAWAISSNGKKKTSRANEDVVEEEEEDVKPEKSNNVKKPEDEIDQCATTNKNDVMGEMIRTHRRLLSETREIDEASCNFPSSRRQASPIRQWISRTVAPELLGSSDNAIAHGVKDSTLKTKLAKSSKSRLRLFKG